A genomic window from Sphingobacterium spiritivorum includes:
- a CDS encoding OmpA family protein yields MRYSLALIFICIFCYAFAQKPSGNAKAQQLYTSANRHLQKGEYPPAIELLKEALKIDGNFASAYQTLGDLYRKADQYEEARQMYEKVLTTDPELTPLTYFGIGESSLFTGHYKEALNYLETYKNKVKLADKSALLVNKYIADCNFSLSYSSPDTFVMSKLSDAINSADDEYFPKLTADNRTIIFTRKTANQENFYESHYDGKIWSQAQKLTGHINSDQFNEGAHCISPDGKYLFFTGCNWPNGMGSCDIYISKKENGIWGEPYNLGAPINSKGWESQPAISADGRTLYFVSNRPGGVGGYDIWKSTLNAAEEWSAPVNLGPQINTVFDESAPYIHADNSSLFFASNGWPGFGRKDIFVSKSDSLNKWSAPVNLGHPINNYYEQNALYVSMNGKMGFLSTQIDGQQQLDIYSFDIPVQNRPHPVAFIKGLVLDAKTLSPVKASITVTNTTTNQVVFEDQSDITDGEFLATLPIGNHYAVHIREKGYLFESIPYALDDPRHTNEEFEARILLKPIEVDKNVVLNNIFFALNKYDLLPSSKSDLNTLVLFLQENPLIRIEIGGHTDNTGNDQLNKTLSDNRAKAVVTYLIARGISANRLLAKGYGSNQPLATNDTETGKALNRRTEFKIIK; encoded by the coding sequence ATGCGTTACAGTCTCGCCCTGATTTTTATATGTATCTTTTGTTATGCTTTTGCTCAAAAACCTTCCGGAAATGCAAAAGCACAGCAGCTTTATACATCTGCGAACAGACACCTGCAAAAAGGAGAATATCCTCCGGCAATAGAATTGCTGAAGGAAGCTTTAAAAATCGATGGTAATTTTGCATCTGCTTATCAGACTTTAGGCGATCTGTATCGCAAAGCAGATCAGTATGAAGAAGCCCGTCAGATGTATGAAAAAGTATTGACAACAGATCCTGAACTGACTCCGCTCACCTACTTCGGCATTGGAGAATCCAGCCTGTTCACAGGTCATTACAAGGAGGCTCTGAACTACCTCGAAACCTATAAGAATAAAGTAAAACTGGCTGACAAAAGTGCTTTGCTGGTGAATAAATATATTGCAGACTGCAATTTTAGCCTTTCCTATTCTTCACCGGACACATTCGTCATGAGCAAATTATCAGATGCAATCAACTCCGCAGATGACGAATATTTCCCAAAGCTGACAGCTGATAACAGAACTATTATTTTTACACGTAAAACAGCCAATCAGGAAAACTTTTACGAAAGTCATTATGATGGAAAGATATGGTCACAGGCTCAAAAATTAACAGGGCATATAAATTCTGATCAATTTAATGAAGGCGCACACTGTATTTCTCCTGACGGAAAATACTTGTTTTTTACGGGTTGTAACTGGCCAAACGGAATGGGCAGCTGTGATATCTACATCTCCAAAAAAGAAAACGGAATCTGGGGTGAGCCTTATAACCTTGGAGCTCCCATCAATTCCAAAGGATGGGAATCTCAGCCGGCTATTAGTGCAGACGGACGTACGCTTTATTTTGTCAGCAACAGACCAGGCGGAGTTGGCGGATATGACATATGGAAGAGTACACTTAATGCAGCAGAGGAATGGTCAGCTCCTGTTAATCTGGGTCCGCAGATCAATACTGTCTTTGATGAAAGTGCTCCCTACATCCACGCGGATAACAGCAGCTTGTTCTTTGCTTCCAACGGATGGCCCGGATTCGGTCGTAAAGATATTTTTGTAAGTAAGTCCGATTCCCTGAACAAATGGTCTGCCCCTGTCAATCTGGGACATCCCATAAACAATTATTATGAACAAAATGCATTGTATGTAAGTATGAACGGGAAGATGGGATTTCTTTCCACGCAAATAGACGGACAGCAACAGCTGGATATTTACAGTTTTGATATCCCGGTACAAAACCGGCCTCATCCTGTAGCATTTATCAAAGGACTGGTACTGGATGCAAAAACCTTATCTCCGGTGAAGGCCAGTATCACGGTAACGAATACCACTACTAACCAGGTTGTATTTGAAGACCAAAGTGACATCACTGATGGAGAGTTTTTGGCAACCTTGCCGATCGGAAATCATTACGCCGTGCATATACGCGAAAAAGGTTACTTATTTGAATCTATACCATATGCTTTGGACGATCCCCGTCACACAAATGAAGAATTTGAAGCACGGATTTTATTGAAACCTATTGAAGTGGATAAAAATGTCGTACTGAACAACATCTTCTTTGCATTGAATAAATACGATCTTTTACCTTCCTCCAAAAGTGATCTGAATACACTGGTTCTGTTTTTACAGGAAAATCCGCTGATCCGCATAGAAATCGGAGGACACACAGACAATACAGGAAATGATCAGCTGAACAAGACACTCTCTGACAACAGAGCAAAAGCTGTCGTCACTTATTTAATCGCCAGAGGCATTTCAGCTAACCGTCTTCTGGCAAAGGGATATGGCTCTAACCAACCCCTGGCTACAAACGATACAGAGACAGGGAAAGCCCTGAACCGGAGGACTGAATTTAAGATTATTAAGTAG
- a CDS encoding DUF819 family protein has protein sequence MEEKLPIVQPLITNDAVVFGLLMGILGFIFYTSSKKEGFWAKFYKYCPSLVLCYFVPALLNSFNIINGEVSQLDEMASTYLLPTSLIFFTIGIDIQGLKQLGSKSLIMFFTGAIGIIIGGPIAIALIGSVFPSILHFNGEETWRGFAAIAGSWIGGSANQAAMFKVFGASESLFGQMVAVDVLISSIWMGLLIYGAQKSEKIDAFFKADTSSLKNLERRLESIHLAERVKDVSVAQWFTVLGVGFAGTGLAHLLGNFIGPWFKETWPASEQYSLTSITFWVIIVATTIGMVLSFTRARKLENYGASNMGSILLYVLVATIGMKMDIKALLDNPVFFLVGVVWILIHIILMLGVAKIIKAPFFYVAVASQANIGGAASAPVVAAAFNKYLAPVGVLLAVLGYAVGTYGGYICGLLMQYVSGLFQ, from the coding sequence ATGGAAGAAAAATTACCAATTGTACAACCTCTTATTACCAATGATGCCGTTGTTTTCGGCTTATTAATGGGAATTCTGGGTTTTATCTTTTATACTTCCAGTAAAAAAGAAGGCTTTTGGGCTAAGTTCTACAAATACTGTCCTTCTCTTGTGCTTTGTTACTTTGTACCCGCGCTTCTGAATTCTTTTAATATCATCAATGGAGAAGTGTCGCAGCTGGATGAAATGGCTTCTACCTATTTGCTTCCTACCAGTTTGATATTCTTTACTATCGGCATCGACATTCAGGGCCTTAAACAATTAGGAAGCAAATCGCTGATTATGTTTTTTACAGGAGCGATCGGCATTATTATAGGCGGTCCTATTGCTATTGCGTTGATTGGAAGTGTATTTCCGTCCATTCTGCATTTCAACGGAGAAGAGACCTGGAGAGGTTTCGCAGCTATTGCTGGGAGCTGGATCGGAGGAAGTGCCAATCAGGCCGCCATGTTTAAAGTCTTCGGTGCTTCAGAATCTTTATTCGGGCAAATGGTGGCAGTAGATGTATTAATATCCAGTATCTGGATGGGATTATTGATCTATGGTGCTCAAAAATCCGAAAAGATAGATGCTTTTTTCAAAGCTGACACCTCATCACTCAAAAATCTTGAACGACGACTGGAATCTATTCATCTGGCAGAAAGAGTCAAAGATGTATCGGTAGCCCAATGGTTTACCGTATTAGGTGTAGGATTTGCCGGAACGGGACTTGCTCACCTGTTGGGTAATTTTATCGGTCCCTGGTTTAAAGAAACCTGGCCCGCTTCTGAACAGTATTCCCTGACGAGCATTACATTCTGGGTTATTATTGTCGCAACCACCATAGGAATGGTTCTTTCCTTTACAAGAGCACGAAAGCTTGAGAATTACGGCGCGTCCAATATGGGATCTATACTGCTGTATGTTCTGGTCGCTACCATCGGTATGAAAATGGACATCAAAGCATTACTGGACAATCCTGTATTCTTTTTAGTAGGAGTCGTGTGGATACTGATCCATATTATTCTTATGCTCGGTGTTGCTAAAATAATAAAGGCGCCCTTCTTTTATGTGGCTGTGGCCAGTCAGGCGAATATCGGCGGAGCAGCATCTGCCCCTGTTGTGGCGGCAGCATTTAACAAATACTTAGCTCCTGTAGGTGTTTTACTTGCAGTGCTGGGCTACGCAGTTGGTACCTATGGAGGTTATATCTGTGGTCTGCTCATGCAATATGTCTCCGGATTATTTCAGTAA
- a CDS encoding Gfo/Idh/MocA family protein: protein MNEMNQDRRTFIKQSAVVAASLAAIPHLGYATSAKKIRVGLIGCGGRGTGAASQALAADPQVEITALADIFPDQLEHALTTLREIDAARVHVDDKNKFVGFDAYKKLINSGVDVVLLCSPPNFRPDHLEEAVKAGKHIFCEKPVAVDIPGIHRVSKAVELAKQKKLNIVCGFCFRYSTPNREIIKQVRAGSIGDVKGLSTFRYGGELTFKDRQPSWSDLEFQLRNWLFYTRYSGDMLVEQAIHSVDFMSWVMNDELPKLVTGTGGRQAKPWDKFGNVYDHYAVEYAYAGGLKSYHFSRQQNGTTSRNSVDVMGTQGQVDVKLMSSYEVLGEHPWKFTGRLNNMYQTQHDELFAAIRNGQVINDGDSMTKSTLLGIWGRTAAYTGKAITYDEIMNSQVVLGPHSDEFDWNMKVDQLPIPRPGLTTFG from the coding sequence ATGAATGAAATGAACCAAGACAGAAGAACCTTTATCAAACAAAGTGCGGTCGTGGCTGCATCACTGGCAGCAATCCCCCATCTGGGTTATGCTACTTCCGCAAAAAAGATCAGAGTCGGTTTGATCGGATGTGGCGGAAGAGGAACAGGAGCAGCTTCTCAGGCGTTGGCGGCAGATCCTCAGGTAGAAATAACGGCCCTGGCTGATATTTTTCCAGATCAGTTAGAACATGCGCTTACTACTCTTCGTGAAATAGATGCAGCGCGTGTCCATGTGGATGATAAAAATAAGTTTGTAGGGTTTGACGCATATAAAAAGCTTATAAATTCGGGGGTAGACGTTGTATTGCTGTGTTCGCCTCCAAATTTTCGTCCCGATCATCTGGAAGAAGCGGTGAAGGCCGGTAAGCATATCTTTTGTGAGAAACCTGTAGCCGTGGATATTCCGGGTATTCACCGGGTGAGTAAAGCGGTAGAGCTGGCAAAGCAGAAAAAACTCAATATTGTCTGTGGTTTTTGCTTTCGTTACTCCACCCCAAACCGGGAGATTATCAAACAAGTCAGAGCTGGTAGTATCGGGGATGTAAAGGGGCTGTCTACTTTTCGTTACGGAGGAGAACTTACCTTCAAGGACAGACAACCTTCCTGGAGTGATCTGGAGTTTCAGCTTCGCAACTGGTTGTTCTATACTCGTTATTCAGGAGATATGCTGGTGGAGCAAGCCATTCACAGTGTCGATTTTATGTCGTGGGTGATGAATGACGAACTGCCTAAACTGGTGACAGGTACGGGAGGAAGACAGGCTAAGCCTTGGGATAAATTTGGCAATGTATATGATCATTATGCTGTAGAATATGCTTATGCCGGAGGATTGAAATCTTACCATTTCAGCAGGCAGCAGAATGGGACTACATCACGTAACAGTGTCGATGTGATGGGGACACAGGGGCAGGTTGATGTCAAACTGATGTCCAGTTATGAAGTGCTGGGTGAACATCCGTGGAAATTTACGGGCAGACTCAACAATATGTATCAGACTCAGCATGATGAACTGTTTGCTGCTATCCGCAACGGACAAGTCATTAATGACGGGGATTCAATGACCAAATCAACGCTGTTGGGAATCTGGGGAAGAACTGCGGCTTACACCGGCAAAGCCATCACTTATGATGAAATAATGAATTCTCAAGTCGTATTGGGGCCGCATTCGGATGAATTTGACTGGAATATGAAAGTAGATCAGTTACCTATTCCCCGTCCGGGATTAACAACTTTTGGATAA
- a CDS encoding MFS transporter translates to MDISLRIRLSVMMFLEYVIKGAWFVTLGTYLAKNLQATGLEVANIFSTQSLGAVIAPFFIGFVADRYFNAERVLSVLHLIGAVLLFMMYRSASAAEFYPYVFVYFIAYMSSLALTNSISFRHLKDAKKQFPGIRVWGTVGWVLSGIIISYIFHWDSPEAITSGALSYTFLLASCCSLLLAVFSWILPKTPPVARNKEKSFRIADAMGLEALALLKNKGFLVFFLTAVVICIPISFYYQNTNPYMVSVGLPNPTAKMALGQLSEALCLLLIPFFFARFGYKKMILIGISAWILRYLLFAFGNGDELSYMLITGIVLHGVCYDFMFVVGQIYTDTIAGERYKSSAQGLITVAMYGIGMLIGFWVAGYISDYLKAAYVSDFWWYLWITPAAIAAGCLLIFAVFFKEKRGEINGIGSEMI, encoded by the coding sequence ATGGATATTTCATTGCGTATTCGTCTGTCTGTCATGATGTTCTTAGAATATGTGATAAAAGGCGCATGGTTCGTTACTTTAGGAACTTATCTGGCCAAAAACCTGCAGGCAACAGGTCTCGAAGTTGCAAATATTTTTTCGACACAATCGCTGGGAGCAGTCATTGCACCTTTCTTTATCGGATTTGTGGCAGACCGATACTTTAATGCAGAGCGTGTCCTGTCTGTATTACATCTAATTGGTGCTGTATTGTTATTTATGATGTATAGGTCAGCCAGTGCTGCGGAGTTTTATCCCTATGTATTTGTTTACTTTATCGCTTACATGTCTTCCCTGGCATTGACTAATTCGATCTCCTTCAGACATCTGAAAGATGCAAAAAAGCAATTTCCGGGTATTCGGGTATGGGGTACGGTGGGCTGGGTTCTCTCTGGTATAATAATAAGTTACATTTTCCATTGGGATAGTCCTGAAGCGATAACAAGCGGAGCGCTGAGTTATACGTTTCTGCTGGCGTCTTGTTGTTCACTGCTGTTAGCCGTATTTAGCTGGATATTACCTAAAACCCCTCCTGTAGCCAGAAATAAAGAAAAGTCATTCCGCATTGCAGATGCTATGGGGCTTGAAGCTTTGGCATTACTGAAGAATAAAGGATTTCTGGTATTCTTCTTAACAGCAGTTGTGATCTGTATACCGATATCATTCTATTATCAGAATACGAATCCTTATATGGTGAGCGTAGGATTGCCAAACCCTACCGCTAAGATGGCGCTGGGGCAATTGTCAGAAGCATTGTGTCTTTTGCTTATTCCTTTCTTTTTTGCCCGTTTTGGTTACAAGAAGATGATTCTGATTGGTATTTCTGCATGGATATTGCGCTATCTGTTGTTTGCTTTTGGAAACGGAGATGAATTGTCCTATATGTTGATTACCGGTATTGTTCTGCACGGTGTCTGTTATGATTTTATGTTTGTGGTAGGACAGATTTATACAGATACAATTGCCGGTGAGCGTTACAAATCTTCCGCTCAGGGATTAATAACTGTCGCGATGTATGGAATTGGGATGTTGATTGGCTTTTGGGTTGCCGGTTATATTTCAGATTATCTTAAAGCAGCATATGTATCTGATTTCTGGTGGTATTTGTGGATCACTCCAGCAGCAATAGCAGCAGGTTGTCTGTTGATTTTCGCGGTATTCTTTAAAGAGAAAAGGGGGGAGATTAACGGTATCGGTAGCGAAATGATATAA
- a CDS encoding putative oxidoreductase C-terminal domain-containing protein, with protein sequence MKHFFKNIAILVLLGGILSCQEQSHIALVVINPQDSTTHTVVRSMADQLDTLVTVFNPLYSPYLKDNTTFRVAETHTTDIMGALLSGGKANVAYVGGFNTERGVLGERLTANGITVLSRQPLVAGRLSMQYLQNMYRSAAETKALIYDLVPARFYEEAVIVKALLTQQEFSGGLIAGSEDAPAIVMTRHLNFVEWKDGNMIQRPVWFFDVNMQGDGFSGLAPYLDLVNWITLPEQKLDYAADVKLLKSRKWPALLNRYEFANLTGQQSYPDELKTYINPYNELAVSSNAEIRYLLRGKAVSVAVDWDYDSEENRGDTFEGILQAVNFTVEVKSEDRHNIIYITPKESVGKQVFEQKLQEILAKTGIQAVNFEQTAAGKYKILLPEGNDRNPDKYMASSVRTFVDYYKKGRVPEWETSFILAKYQLISDAAKQSAP encoded by the coding sequence ATGAAACATTTTTTTAAAAATATAGCTATTCTTGTCCTTTTAGGGGGAATACTCTCCTGCCAGGAACAATCGCATATCGCACTTGTTGTGATCAATCCTCAGGATAGTACCACACATACCGTGGTCCGTTCGATGGCTGATCAGCTGGATACACTGGTAACAGTCTTTAACCCTTTGTATTCGCCCTACCTGAAAGATAACACGACCTTCCGTGTTGCAGAAACCCATACCACAGATATAATGGGGGCATTGCTGTCCGGAGGTAAAGCTAATGTTGCATATGTAGGCGGTTTCAATACAGAAAGAGGGGTATTAGGTGAACGGTTAACGGCAAATGGTATTACCGTACTTTCACGGCAGCCTCTTGTGGCAGGCAGGCTGAGTATGCAGTATCTGCAAAACATGTATCGTTCGGCAGCAGAGACAAAAGCGCTGATTTACGATCTGGTCCCTGCACGGTTTTACGAAGAAGCTGTTATTGTCAAAGCCTTATTGACGCAACAGGAGTTTTCAGGTGGATTGATCGCAGGTTCTGAAGACGCTCCGGCTATTGTTATGACAAGACACTTGAATTTTGTAGAGTGGAAAGATGGGAATATGATCCAAAGACCGGTCTGGTTTTTTGATGTAAATATGCAGGGAGACGGATTTTCGGGACTTGCTCCTTATCTTGATCTTGTTAACTGGATTACTTTGCCGGAACAAAAACTGGATTATGCAGCAGATGTCAAACTGTTAAAGTCCAGAAAATGGCCTGCATTGCTAAATAGGTATGAATTTGCGAATCTGACCGGACAGCAATCCTATCCTGATGAACTGAAAACGTATATAAATCCGTACAATGAGCTGGCTGTTTCTTCGAATGCGGAAATTCGTTATCTGCTTCGCGGCAAAGCCGTCTCTGTTGCTGTGGATTGGGATTACGATTCAGAAGAAAACAGGGGCGACACTTTTGAAGGTATACTGCAAGCCGTTAATTTTACTGTTGAAGTCAAATCAGAAGACAGACATAATATCATTTACATAACCCCTAAAGAATCAGTAGGCAAGCAGGTTTTTGAGCAAAAACTTCAGGAAATTCTTGCTAAGACCGGTATACAGGCTGTTAATTTTGAACAGACAGCTGCGGGTAAGTATAAGATCTTATTACCGGAAGGAAATGACAGGAATCCGGATAAGTATATGGCAAGTTCTGTCAGGACTTTTGTTGATTATTATAAAAAGGGTAGGGTTCCTGAGTGGGAAACATCTTTTATACTGGCTAAATATCAATTGATATCCGATGCTGCAAAACAGTCAGCACCTTAA
- a CDS encoding WG repeat-containing protein, with protein MKISISVLFLLFLSQINTQAQTDVWQIHLEAKGTKPTEWWTERTGKYVAEFEQNIAEAFYPESKPADFKEKIWISKDKSRVLKGKDEAQFMYIYPKKEVYAFQKGDDIITKDVLPDPYRIIKAADVKSIGDDVSYLIISPTDEVRDILGYACQKYKLNFGQHGFGEVNYQVWCTKDIPAYATDNLPFAHHLPGAILQFDLDGQDSTVGFAATKVEKMSANPSYFELPSEMEIVDVQDTGDGLSSGGELLAVFNSGLQLEEAVQWFPDNRDGNVVIGLKKKSGEILLPANYQTIENLTEDVAAVTDLDQKYWLVRKDGKVLNTSGYNHFQPVNDQVYSYQINTNFGLADIEGKVLIDSLEDMQPLNSEYVFAKKDGQYGVIDLDGKFIVKPSYQSVKWNAAGELNLVEKEGEKKATTISASDFIGSFIK; from the coding sequence ATGAAAATTTCCATATCTGTATTATTCCTCCTGTTCTTATCCCAAATAAATACGCAAGCACAGACTGACGTATGGCAGATTCATCTGGAAGCAAAAGGTACAAAACCTACTGAATGGTGGACAGAACGCACAGGAAAGTATGTTGCAGAATTTGAACAAAATATTGCAGAGGCATTCTATCCGGAATCAAAACCTGCAGATTTTAAAGAAAAAATCTGGATCTCCAAAGATAAATCCAGAGTTCTAAAGGGAAAGGACGAAGCTCAGTTTATGTACATTTATCCTAAAAAGGAAGTATACGCTTTCCAAAAAGGAGATGATATCATTACAAAGGACGTCTTGCCGGATCCGTATCGCATCATCAAAGCTGCGGATGTGAAGAGTATAGGAGATGATGTGAGTTACCTGATTATTTCTCCAACAGATGAAGTACGGGATATACTGGGGTATGCCTGTCAGAAATATAAACTAAACTTTGGACAACACGGATTCGGAGAGGTAAATTATCAGGTGTGGTGTACCAAAGATATTCCGGCCTATGCGACTGATAATCTTCCTTTTGCCCATCATTTGCCGGGAGCGATCCTGCAGTTTGATCTGGACGGGCAGGACTCTACCGTAGGATTTGCAGCCACTAAAGTGGAAAAGATGAGTGCTAACCCTTCTTATTTTGAATTGCCTTCTGAAATGGAAATCGTTGATGTACAGGATACAGGCGACGGATTGTCTTCAGGAGGAGAATTGTTAGCGGTCTTCAACAGCGGTCTTCAGCTTGAGGAAGCTGTACAATGGTTTCCGGATAACCGGGATGGAAATGTTGTCATAGGATTAAAGAAGAAAAGCGGAGAGATCCTGTTGCCTGCCAATTATCAGACCATAGAAAATCTAACAGAAGACGTTGCAGCCGTGACAGATCTGGATCAAAAATATTGGTTGGTACGTAAAGACGGTAAAGTGCTTAATACATCTGGATATAATCATTTTCAACCTGTGAATGATCAGGTGTACTCGTATCAGATCAATACCAATTTCGGACTGGCTGATATTGAAGGTAAGGTGCTTATTGACAGTCTGGAAGATATGCAACCTCTCAATTCAGAATATGTATTTGCGAAGAAAGACGGCCAGTATGGCGTTATAGATCTGGATGGCAAGTTTATCGTTAAACCTTCTTATCAGTCTGTAAAGTGGAATGCGGCAGGTGAGCTGAATCTTGTTGAAAAAGAGGGTGAAAAAAAGGCGACTACCATTTCTGCATCCGATTTTATCGGTAGCTTTATAAAATAG
- a CDS encoding DEAD/DEAH box helicase: MQFKDLKLIAPILKALEASGYQNPTPIQEQAIPIIFQRKDLLACAQTGTGKTAAFAIPILQMLTYSKEKTAQKRIRTLVLTPTRELAIQIKENFDAYSKELPIRNLVIYGGVGQQPQRDALRKGIDILIATPGRLLDLYNQGFIDLKQLEYFVLDEADRMLDMGFIHDVKKVISIIPKKRQTLLFSATMPAEIQKLASHILEEPSKVEVTPESTTAEKIQQSVYFVSKSDKRHLLTHLLKSENIEHTLVFSRTKHGADRIAKDLAKQGIQAAAIHGNKSQSARQNALSNFKDRKLRVLVATDIAARGIDIDDLSYVINFDLPNIPESYVHRIGRTGRAGKDGKAISFCDDEEYAYLLDIEKSIRMEIPRVEDQPYSLHISPKKPGQAAKKPGTDKNRSKARSGASKKPFRRGKFKTKD; the protein is encoded by the coding sequence TTGCAATTCAAAGATTTAAAACTTATAGCACCCATCCTGAAGGCATTGGAAGCTTCAGGATATCAGAATCCCACACCTATTCAGGAACAAGCAATCCCTATCATCTTTCAGCGTAAAGATCTACTGGCCTGCGCGCAGACGGGAACAGGAAAAACAGCGGCTTTTGCCATCCCAATCCTGCAGATGCTGACTTATTCCAAAGAAAAAACGGCTCAAAAAAGAATACGAACGCTTGTACTGACACCTACGCGTGAATTAGCGATACAGATCAAAGAAAATTTTGATGCATACTCTAAAGAATTACCTATCCGCAATCTGGTCATATACGGTGGTGTGGGGCAGCAACCGCAGCGTGATGCCTTAAGAAAAGGAATCGACATTCTGATTGCGACTCCGGGACGCTTACTGGACCTGTACAATCAAGGGTTTATAGATCTCAAACAACTGGAGTATTTCGTACTGGATGAAGCGGACAGAATGTTGGACATGGGATTTATCCATGACGTGAAAAAGGTGATCTCTATCATTCCGAAAAAAAGACAGACCTTGTTGTTTTCGGCAACAATGCCGGCAGAGATTCAAAAACTGGCCTCTCATATTCTCGAAGAGCCTAGTAAAGTAGAAGTAACGCCGGAATCTACCACCGCAGAAAAAATACAACAGTCGGTTTATTTTGTCAGCAAATCAGACAAACGTCACCTGCTTACGCATCTGCTCAAATCCGAAAATATTGAACATACACTGGTATTCTCCAGAACGAAACATGGTGCTGATCGTATAGCCAAAGATCTGGCAAAACAGGGTATACAAGCTGCGGCTATCCATGGCAACAAATCGCAATCGGCCAGACAAAATGCACTGAGTAATTTCAAAGATCGCAAACTTCGTGTATTGGTAGCTACAGACATCGCAGCCAGAGGGATTGATATCGATGATCTTTCTTATGTGATTAACTTTGATCTTCCAAATATCCCGGAATCTTATGTACACCGTATAGGTCGTACCGGACGTGCCGGAAAAGACGGAAAAGCAATTTCATTCTGTGATGATGAAGAATACGCTTATCTGCTGGATATTGAAAAATCCATTCGTATGGAAATACCAAGAGTAGAAGATCAACCTTACAGCTTACATATCTCTCCGAAGAAACCCGGACAAGCGGCTAAGAAACCTGGCACGGACAAAAACAGAAGCAAAGCCAGATCGGGCGCAAGTAAAAAACCGTTCCGAAGAGGAAAATTCAAAACAAAAGATTAA
- a CDS encoding Gfo/Idh/MocA family protein — protein sequence MRKIKILVAGCGNMGASHAQAYHELPEFEIVGLLSRGDSKRELNTRLNASYPLYEDYAEALADSKPDAVCIATYPDTHETYAIMAFDSGAHVFIEKPLADTVTGAERVIAAAERSGKKLVVGYILRHHPSWTKFIETGRQMGYPLVMRMNLNQQSQGYMWDVHRNLMKSLSPIVDCGVHYIDVMCQLTDARPVQVSAIGARLTNDIPEDNYNYGQLQIRFDDGSVGWYEAGWGPMMSETAFFVKDVIGPLGCVSIVANEASGSGHSDSVASHTRTESLRVHYAAIDDQNKFVRKDEWIHLEDEPDHQELCNREQLFFLKAIREKPDLSKSMQDALNSLRIAIACDESVKTGQIISLL from the coding sequence ATGCGAAAAATCAAAATATTAGTAGCAGGATGCGGCAATATGGGCGCATCCCATGCACAGGCTTATCATGAACTTCCTGAGTTTGAGATAGTGGGACTGTTATCCCGAGGTGATAGTAAAAGGGAACTGAATACAAGACTGAATGCCAGCTATCCGTTATATGAAGATTACGCAGAAGCTTTGGCCGATTCTAAGCCTGATGCAGTCTGTATTGCTACTTACCCGGATACACACGAGACATATGCCATCATGGCTTTTGATTCCGGAGCACATGTGTTTATCGAAAAACCACTGGCAGATACAGTTACCGGTGCAGAAAGAGTTATAGCAGCAGCTGAACGTTCCGGTAAAAAGCTGGTTGTCGGCTATATTCTTCGCCATCATCCCTCATGGACCAAATTTATTGAAACCGGCAGACAGATGGGATATCCGCTGGTTATGCGCATGAATCTTAATCAGCAAAGTCAGGGCTATATGTGGGATGTCCATCGTAACCTCATGAAAAGTCTCAGTCCTATAGTGGACTGTGGTGTGCATTATATTGACGTAATGTGTCAGCTTACTGACGCCAGGCCTGTACAGGTTTCGGCCATTGGCGCACGGCTTACAAATGATATTCCGGAAGATAACTATAACTACGGGCAGTTGCAGATCCGTTTTGATGATGGTAGTGTAGGGTGGTACGAAGCAGGCTGGGGGCCTATGATGAGTGAAACTGCCTTTTTTGTGAAGGATGTGATCGGGCCTCTGGGCTGTGTATCGATTGTGGCTAATGAAGCGTCCGGTAGCGGACATTCGGATAGTGTGGCCTCTCATACACGAACCGAATCCCTGCGCGTTCATTATGCAGCTATTGATGATCAAAATAAATTTGTTCGTAAAGATGAATGGATACATCTGGAAGATGAACCGGATCATCAGGAACTCTGCAACAGAGAACAACTTTTCTTTTTAAAAGCTATACGTGAAAAACCGGATCTGAGTAAATCCATGCAAGATGCCCTGAATAGTTTACGCATTGCTATTGCCTGCGATGAATCAGTCAAGACAGGTCAGATTATAAGTTTGCTGTAA